atttaaatatctaAGTCACAGCAAACAGGTGGCAATTCAACATCCAGAGTGGACAGAATGCTTGAGGGAGACTGCAACAGATCTAGAAAACAGGAATTTCTTATTCAGTATCTGCAAATCCACATGTCCATCAACACACACATTAGTTTCACTTTAATCATGAACTCGAACTCTTATTTTCCCCTTTGTCTCATGAATTACCCCTGCCCcacctacatacatacacatacaccttCTCACTTATTTCTTGGAATGTGGCTATGGTCCCAGAATTAACCTTCATTATGAAATAAATCATAGAAGTACCCCAAATTCTATCATTCTTAGAGACCCAAGTAACTGCCAACAATTATCACTAGTGTAATCTGGCAAATAATGTAAGTTATTCCATCAGATATAATAGAAAACATGCTGATAATGGCTTTTGACCACCAGTCTGAACCAAGACCTAAAACCTCCTGCTATTGTGTGGGTCTTATCCTACATGAGCTTTGGATTAACTTGGAACTCTCATTTCAAGCAAGTTTATTTTACAtcaacttttaatataaaaagttatACACTAAATTTCACCTTGTTTTGCTTGTAATGTAAGACTGTCCAGATTCCAGAATGACTTAATTTTACTGGGCATTTGCAACTAAAAAACAGTACCAGTTGAGAATAGTTTTCATTATCCTGAAACCTTATCCCTTCAGTCTGAAGTATAGAAATTACTAGCCTTCTGCACAACCCTATCCTCACAGTAATGGAAGTGTTATGACACAGATTGTTTACAGCCCTTCTAGAAGGGCACTTGTTCACTTACTAGACTCCCACAGCGGAGGAGGCATCTTCAGAGGCGAAGGGGGACCCACATGTAACAGCTGCTCAAGCTCCCTCTCCTCATCAAGGATCATGAGAGGCACTCCATTCAAGGGGAGGTGTGCGATCTGGTGCTCCTCAGGCAGGTCAAAACTCTCAAAATCTGCCACAGAAAGCACTTTGTCAGGGCAGCAGTTCTCAGGGTGGTGAGTGGCACCCTGCCAGTCTAAGACCCTTTCATGGGGCCCAGGAGCtcaaactattttcataataatactaataCCTCTTCCCACTGTGCTGACATCTGCAATGGTGGTCCAAAAGCAACAGAGGATAAAACTTCTGTGCCTTAGTACAAATCAAGGCAGTGGcaataaattatatttagtatatttcTCACTACCCTTcactggcattaaaaaaaatgcctGTTTCACATATCACTTTACCATATGCAataaaaaagtattaattttatgAGCTCTCAACCCTTGAAAACATGTCTTTATAGTATTCTGTATAAGTTGTGAAGTATGCCATTAAACAGTTCTATCATATACTGAAGTACTGTGGTGTTTTCCAAGAAAAATGATATGTGCAATTATTTGATTTGCAAGCTAAACCAGAGGTGTTACTTCTGGACACCATTTACTATAAAGAACTAAAAGACAAACTTTGGTAACTCAGACTTGGATATGTGTTGCACATTTTCTCCAAGCAATGAAAGTCTACCAGTTCAAGAGAAGTAGTAtttgttgccaatgataaaatCCACAgttgcaaggggaaaaaaaaccctaaaatttcagaaaacttaTTTGCAGTCATTAGCTTGATAGCTTCCCATTACTGAAGACTTTTCTGATGAGGTCAGTGGTGAGCATTAATGAGTGTGCTCTTGACATGCATAAAGAAACATTTCAACTTGTGGATGACCTACATTTCCTAGCAAACCAGTATTTCTAAATGATCAATGGTGATAAATGCAGGATAAAAGATACATTCAAAGTGCAAAACAGACCAATGGATTTAAGTGTCAGAGAATAATACAATGCTTACTGAAATGGTTTCAGATTCTACATTGCAACTATGCATACAGAAGCAGCCACAAGTTGAATTTTAGTGTAATAGCAAAGAAAACTATCTATACTTATCTGAAAAGacttaaaatgtttctcttttcctaACCATGGCTGCAAAAGgccagattttcttcatatacgTCAACCAAAAAATTCAGACGGAATGCACAATCCCATGTGAATCTAGCTGTTTTATGTTAAGCCAGATTAAGcaaattttcaaaaacataaaaccaCGCCACTCTTCTcattaaattttaagttatgCACATTAATGTAATGGGTTTATTGTATTTTAACAAATTAACACTTTTTAACTtctcaattttaatttaaaatataggaTATATAAACAACATGCAAAAGTTCTTTGGGGTCTTCACTACTTTTTAAGAGTGTAAAAGTCctaaaacaaatttaagaaacaGTATATGTGACTACTTAATTTAAACCActgaattgtaaaaaaaaaaacagacagacaaaagaCCCCAGAGGAAATAAGTCTGCAATACACAGGGCTAATTACCTTTATCCAGAGAGTTctttacacacacagacacagagtgtaagaaagtcacaaaaatcaagagaaaacaaagatataaacagaaaatttaaaactacaaatGACCAATAGTCAAATATGCTCAGGCACACTCACATACCacaattttaaacaataaaataccaATTATCTTtctgataattttaaaacatttgcagGTAGAGAACAAGGGGAAAGCGGCCATCCTCATCCACTGAAGGTGGTTTCAATAACTTATGCTATTTTGGAAGGCAGTTTAGCAATATCTCTTTCCCCCAACAGAGCTATTGTACATAGTCCTCTTTCCTGGCCAATATGCTTAAAGTgtgaaagtgtaagtcgctcagtcgtgtccaactctttgcaacctcatggactgtggcctaccaggttcctccgttcaTGCaggaattcttcaggtaagaatattggagtgggtttccatgcctttctccagggaatcttcccaacccagggattgaacccaggttgcccgcattgcaggcagattctttaccatttgagttacctgggaagccctcaatatgCATAAATCTACCTCATTTTCCTGAATGGTAATGATGAGATGCACTACATTTTATCAAAACTTAATCACACAGCTTTGAGACCCAGTAATTCTTCCTGGCATTTACTCTCTAGGTATACTCACAAACTCTCAACAATAATTGCAGAATTgttttgtaatatatataaaagCCAGAAACAGCCCAGATGTATACTAGTGGAATAATTAAATGCTCTTTGGATCAAAAGGCAAAAAACCCAGCTCAGAAATCTCAAAGACCCCGTGTGATTTGACCAACCCCTCACCAGTGTCCTCCCTCACCCTGCTTTTCAGTTTTCCAGAACCTCTCCAGTCCTTCTTTCTGCCTCAACATCTTTTGTCTGTTACAGTGGGGGTGCCCAGCCCTACCCCTTCTCCACCCAACTATCTCCTTACATCCTTCAAGCCTCCACTGGGTGTCACTTTCTGAGAAACACTTCCTGCTCCTCCAGGCTAGGTTTAGTCCCCACTAACAAGCCCTGTTTTTCTCCTTGGCTCACACTCCAAGTGAAAGGATTTGTTCAGTGTCTGAATTTCCCTCCAAATCTTGGGCTTCCTCAGGGTGAGGCCTGCCTTGTTAACCACTACATCCTAAGCCAATAGCACCTGGCATACAGTCTACTCTCCTTAATGTGAGTACATTAAAGCTTGAAAAAAGCCGATTCTAcagtagaaaatatttcagatacATGTACGAGGTTGAAGAAGTCAAAAAGCACATGTTCTCACTGGCTATGTGGATTTTTCAGGCTTGTTTTTTATTGTTCAACTTGACATCAAGTTCACTTTCTAAAAGTGGGCTTGCTAGGAAGGCTGTCTGCTAACACTGAACAAGTAATCCCCCCCTAGGTGGTTTTAGCTTTTGAGGACAAGAATTATGTTCTCCCATCTTTGCTCTGATTCCTCTTCTGACTTAAGATGAtgccttaaaaataaatccacaagTTATTTGTCCAAAGCACCCCAGATTCAGACAGCCTTGTTCTAGTTTTAGATCACATGTCATATTCAGAGCCATATCAAGTTACAGTTGAATTGGATACTAAGAGAAACTAAAAGCTAAAGCATTTGGACAATACCAAAAGATTACCTAATGGATCGAAGGGaaagaatttttctatttctggatAGCTGTCATCTGAGGCAGGAACCGAACTTTTTGCCTTAACAGTCTTCTCAGTAATCTAAAAGAAACCCAAGAAAACATCCATTAATAGGAGTGGAAGCCTTGTCAACTGATTAGTACAAAAGACTGGAGAGATTCTTCAAGCCATGGGATTACTTCACCACATTTTGTCTTCAATTTCTAAGAAACCATAATCCCTCATTCTCAAAATCACACATAAATACAATTCAGCAATCAATTCTAGTATCATGGCTCAAAAGTTAAGGCTGAAATACAAGTATTATCAGCTGTTAGCATAAATTATCAAAATGCAGAGCAGAGTCTGTTTTTAGTCaataagtcgtgttcaactcttttgcaatcccatggactatgtagcccaccaagtttctTTGTCTGTTAAGATTTcccatgcaaaaatactggagtgggttgccatttccttgtccaagggatcttctccacccagagatggaacctgagtctcctgcattgcaggcggattcaccagggaagccccagagtagaGTTAATTCAGAGCTAATTGACTCAATCGCCCAACCTAacctaacagaaaagaaaaagggcatAAATCACCCAGAATAGAAACTAATCCTAGAAGCCATTTTTTGGCTTTTGGAAATGTGATTTTCCATCTGTGTTACCTGAATTATTGGGTTAATATTAAAAACCAATTTGTGTTCCTCAAATACACACACTGAGTAAGAGACAGTCAAAGACAGTCAAGGACTTTAGAGGCCCACCGTGGATAATTCTCTAGTCTGGAACTGGTAGGCAGTCCGTGATGGTGGTGGGCCAAGATGGTAGCTTGTAGAGTCTTGATTTATTCTTACATAACATGTGCATGCCTAGAGGAAATTACTAGGACAAGGCTTCCCACATTTCAGTTCTGTCACGTTCTCATCATTTTTGCTATATCCTTACAATACCTACACTTAGCATTTCTCTTACtcaactcagtttttaaaaaaaaaaaaaaaaagacatctttatCCTAAAACCACACGTAACAGTCTGACATCAAGTATactagttatttttttcctaatacacACTCA
This genomic window from Cervus canadensis isolate Bull #8, Minnesota chromosome 4, ASM1932006v1, whole genome shotgun sequence contains:
- the PTTG1 gene encoding securin isoform X1, with protein sequence MATLIYVDKENGEPGIHVPHKEGLKLGSVSSVKALDGRSQVSTPRVGKMFDAPPALPKTARKALGTVNRATEKSVKTNGPLKQKQTTFSTKKITEKTVKAKSSVPASDDSYPEIEKFFPFDPLDFESFDLPEEHQIAHLPLNGVPLMILDEERELEQLLHVGPPSPLKMPPPLWESNLLQSPSSILSTLDVELPPVCCDLDI
- the PTTG1 gene encoding securin isoform X2, encoding MATLIYVDKENGEPGIHVPHKEGLKLGSVSFKALDGRSQVSTPRVGKMFDAPPALPKTARKALGTVNRATEKSVKTNGPLKQKQTTFSTKKITEKTVKAKSSVPASDDSYPEIEKFFPFDPLDFESFDLPEEHQIAHLPLNGVPLMILDEERELEQLLHVGPPSPLKMPPPLWESNLLQSPSSILSTLDVELPPVCCDLDI